A part of Sulfurimonas sp. HSL-1716 genomic DNA contains:
- a CDS encoding CCA tRNA nucleotidyltransferase has translation MIKIPEFLAPAIEALHSNGATAVLVGGYIRDTLLGKDSKDIDIEVYNISGFDEMAEILKPFGRLSVVGKNFGVLKLFLQDYDIDFSLPRIETKISPGHKGFSVVLDSKLPYTQAAKRRDFTINSVGYDIKTGSILDPYNGIMDLKNRILTYVNKKTFIEDPLRVLRAVQFCARFNLSCSLELIELCRYICDNDLITQLPKERIYEEFLKLLLKAKKPSLGFTLFDTFHLNRYYPELSLTKDSLRYIDNMASLKTGDFKTDIILMLSVLTFDLDTAANVESFLHKFLNEKHIIQEVLNLYIHKNFLEQISSDIITDYEINILSTKVNIKNILLVSEARESKYEKIKEKALILNVFTNKPKPLIMGRDLIDLGLEPSPVFSDILNTLYDAQLKEYFLTYDEAKIWLKKYLKRFNLCR, from the coding sequence CCGCCGTACTTGTAGGCGGTTATATAAGGGATACCCTTTTGGGAAAGGATTCAAAAGATATCGATATCGAGGTCTATAACATCTCCGGCTTCGATGAGATGGCCGAGATATTAAAACCGTTCGGACGGCTGAGTGTCGTGGGAAAAAACTTCGGCGTTTTAAAACTCTTTTTGCAAGATTACGATATAGATTTTTCTCTTCCGAGAATCGAAACAAAGATCTCACCCGGCCATAAAGGTTTTAGTGTCGTTTTGGATTCAAAACTTCCCTACACCCAGGCTGCAAAGCGCAGAGATTTTACAATCAATTCTGTGGGATACGATATAAAAACGGGTTCTATTCTGGATCCTTATAACGGGATCATGGATCTGAAAAACAGAATCCTCACCTATGTCAACAAAAAAACGTTCATAGAAGACCCGTTGAGAGTCCTTAGAGCCGTCCAGTTCTGTGCAAGGTTTAATCTTTCCTGCAGTCTCGAACTAATAGAGTTATGCCGTTATATCTGTGATAACGATCTTATAACACAACTCCCAAAAGAGCGCATTTACGAAGAGTTTTTAAAACTTCTTTTAAAGGCAAAAAAACCTTCTCTCGGCTTTACACTTTTTGATACTTTTCATCTAAACAGATACTATCCCGAGCTTTCCCTTACCAAAGACTCCCTTAGATATATCGATAACATGGCTTCTTTAAAGACGGGCGATTTTAAAACGGATATTATCCTTATGCTGAGTGTCCTTACCTTCGATCTTGATACTGCTGCTAATGTAGAATCGTTTTTGCATAAGTTTTTGAATGAAAAACATATAATACAAGAGGTATTGAATCTTTATATTCATAAAAATTTTTTGGAGCAGATATCTTCTGATATTATTACCGATTACGAGATCAATATCTTAAGCACGAAAGTGAATATAAAAAATATTTTATTGGTAAGCGAAGCAAGAGAATCCAAATATGAAAAGATCAAAGAAAAAGCTTTGATCCTGAATGTTTTTACAAATAAGCCAAAACCTCTCATCATGGGGCGCGACCTGATCGATCTCGGGCTTGAACCCTCTCCCGTTTTTTCAGATATATTAAACACGCTTTACGATGCTCAGCTCAAGGAGTATTTTTTAACTTATGACGAAGCGAAGATATGGCTGAAAAAATATCTGAAAAGATTTAATCTTTGCCGATAA
- the queF gene encoding preQ(1) synthase, which produces MKYGEKIVTEFDIEKDIEIWPNEHKRDYLIKMTLPEFSCLCPRSGYPDYATIYIEYTPNDWVIELKAIKLYINSFRNRYISHENGANEIYELLQTKLKPKYLKIIADYNPRGNVHTVIEIDSSKVEL; this is translated from the coding sequence TTGAAATACGGTGAAAAGATAGTAACGGAGTTTGATATCGAGAAGGATATTGAGATATGGCCAAATGAGCATAAACGCGATTATCTCATCAAAATGACGCTTCCGGAGTTTAGCTGCTTGTGTCCAAGAAGCGGATACCCGGATTATGCGACGATCTATATAGAATATACTCCAAACGACTGGGTCATAGAATTAAAAGCCATAAAACTGTATATAAATTCGTTTAGAAACAGATATATTTCACATGAAAACGGCGCAAACGAAATATATGAACTTTTACAGACGAAACTAAAACCGAAATATCTTAAAATTATTGCCGATTATAATCCGAGAGGAAATGTTCATACGGTAATTGAGATAGATAGTTCCAAAGTGGAGCTGTGA